One part of the Dyadobacter sp. 676 genome encodes these proteins:
- a CDS encoding MATE family efflux transporter, translating into MSFVTNTRSLTQYRNIIFSLLYKGGALLASLLMVPLSLSFLSESAYGTWLVIYSVLSWTTFFDFGLGNGLKNKLSEALALDDAPRAVRLVSTHYVILLLVVTIGIGIFSAAQPFINWHRLLNVDKQQVHLKTLIWICLTIFGLKLVLDSIHSVLLAFQKAAIVQLNGFLASLLSLAVVFGLSHMEVEAPLRLPLLGILVTMAPALLSLGFNIYFFSGELRTVRPSLRQFHPGYIRDLFSLGGQFFVIQIAALVIYSTDNILISRLFSPKHVTVYNVAYKLFSTFNIAWNLIIAPYWVAFGEAYVKRDYAWIKKAMTTLLYFWALMNACLLLCLHFSDQLYRLWVGQEVRVPADLSASMALFVSIAAFSNIFAYFVNGLGKIRVQLIVSTFSAAINIPLAILLSKTLGLKGIVLATCICLAISATAVCLQYFRVINQKAKGVWNR; encoded by the coding sequence ATGAGTTTCGTCACGAACACAAGAAGCCTGACCCAGTATCGCAACATTATATTTTCGCTGCTGTACAAGGGTGGCGCGCTGCTCGCGTCCCTTTTAATGGTCCCCTTGTCGTTGTCATTTTTATCCGAGTCCGCTTACGGCACGTGGCTGGTTATCTATTCGGTTTTAAGCTGGACGACTTTTTTCGATTTCGGCCTGGGCAACGGCCTGAAAAACAAGCTTTCAGAGGCTTTGGCGCTGGATGACGCGCCACGGGCCGTTAGGCTCGTCAGTACGCACTATGTGATACTGCTGCTAGTAGTCACAATCGGGATCGGAATATTCTCCGCCGCCCAACCTTTCATCAACTGGCATCGCCTACTCAATGTGGACAAACAGCAGGTTCATCTTAAGACGTTAATCTGGATCTGCCTGACCATATTCGGGTTAAAACTGGTGCTGGACTCCATTCACAGTGTCCTGCTGGCTTTTCAGAAAGCGGCGATCGTGCAATTGAATGGTTTTCTGGCCAGTTTGCTTTCCCTTGCCGTTGTTTTTGGTCTGAGCCATATGGAGGTTGAAGCGCCCCTGCGGTTACCATTGCTGGGAATCCTCGTGACGATGGCCCCTGCCCTGCTATCCCTCGGTTTCAACATCTATTTCTTCTCAGGCGAGCTGAGGACCGTCCGCCCCTCGCTCCGTCAATTTCATCCAGGCTATATCCGCGACCTGTTTTCGCTTGGAGGGCAGTTTTTCGTCATCCAGATTGCCGCGCTGGTTATCTACTCCACCGACAATATTTTAATATCCAGACTATTCAGCCCAAAGCACGTAACAGTCTACAATGTCGCCTACAAGCTTTTCAGCACGTTTAATATCGCCTGGAACCTGATCATCGCCCCCTACTGGGTTGCCTTCGGAGAAGCCTATGTGAAACGCGACTACGCCTGGATAAAAAAGGCGATGACTACCCTGTTGTACTTTTGGGCGCTGATGAATGCCTGCCTGCTGCTCTGCCTGCATTTCTCCGATCAGCTCTACCGGCTCTGGGTGGGCCAGGAAGTAAGGGTTCCTGCGGACCTTTCCGCGTCGATGGCCCTCTTCGTATCCATTGCAGCGTTTTCCAATATCTTTGCCTATTTCGTCAATGGTCTCGGGAAGATACGGGTACAGTTGATAGTCAGCACTTTTTCCGCGGCCATTAATATTCCACTGGCCATACTTCTCTCCAAAACACTGGGCCTGAAGGGAATCGTCCTGGCAACCTGCATTTGCCTTGCCATCAGCGCAACGGCCGTGTGCCTGCAATATTTCAGGGTTATCAATCAAAAGGCAAAAGGCGTGTGGAACCGGTAA
- a CDS encoding LuxR C-terminal-related transcriptional regulator, which translates to MTTLIVTENLLFALGMRVILEENCPGAWVLETGTVKQATDLAMTNDINLLVLDITVNGGKDFSGIMKFRESNPGTFIIAWLGGDPRQVFPLLRIGVNGVFSNKAKLEEIRTGLKVCEPKTRFVSNDLQQILLAHLIPSYQENEMTARERLIADLLAENKSRFEIASIAGIKPNSVGFYKRKIYGKLGVKNVVELNVSLNKLAVARH; encoded by the coding sequence ATGACTACGCTAATCGTGACCGAGAACCTTCTGTTTGCCCTGGGCATGCGGGTGATTCTCGAAGAAAATTGTCCCGGCGCCTGGGTCCTGGAAACCGGCACCGTAAAGCAGGCAACCGACCTGGCGATGACAAACGATATCAATTTGCTGGTTTTGGATATAACTGTCAACGGCGGCAAGGACTTTAGCGGAATCATGAAATTCCGTGAGTCGAATCCGGGAACTTTTATCATCGCATGGTTAGGCGGTGATCCACGACAGGTATTTCCGCTACTGCGTATAGGGGTAAACGGAGTTTTTTCAAACAAAGCAAAACTCGAAGAAATTCGTACCGGCCTGAAAGTATGCGAGCCTAAAACGCGGTTTGTCAGCAACGATCTGCAACAGATTTTACTTGCCCACCTTATTCCGTCATACCAGGAGAACGAGATGACGGCCCGCGAACGACTGATCGCAGATCTTTTGGCTGAGAACAAATCGAGGTTTGAAATCGCATCGATTGCGGGCATCAAGCCCAACTCCGTCGGTTTTTACAAACGGAAAATTTACGGGAAACTGGGCGTCAAAAATGTCGTCGAACTCAATGTGAGCCTCAATAAGTTGGCCGTTGCCCGGCATTGA
- a CDS encoding serine hydrolase domain-containing protein, which yields MRNAHFSITFIKPLTAPGHLFRFIGLKLILICHLAGFSDFSCQAQTAAERMKQVENGLMPWIQFQDSTPKRFSIRERMEAYQVPAVSIAVINNGQVEWAQAYGLADVAENRKATTNTIFQAASISKSVNALAVMKLVEEGKLSLDTDIRHYLKSWSFPDNEFSRNQPVTLAHLLSHTAGLNVHGFDGYAYGDSLPTLNQILNGQRPANSPAVKPVNKPGIKYQYSGGGTVITRKILEDNISGDYAALLAEKVLKPLQMNHSSFAQPLSGQQASMAATGYHEGGQAYKGKYHIYPELAPDGLWTTPTDLARFIIAVQQSLKGGPGNFLKPETTRKMLTPYLDSSKVALGFFLSNGETEPFFAHNGSNAGFNCDYFGSLHTGKGAVVMVNSDSYEIIYEIINGIASVYNWKGFYKPVVKKLASIPEDVLERYAGEYRFDENSGVLIRRVGHHLEIKGKADPHWETLYPVSGHEFHLFSNRLSYQFVSETGSDKPETLVLTNGRRSKKARKVE from the coding sequence ATGCGTAACGCACATTTTTCAATTACATTCATTAAGCCGCTGACGGCCCCGGGGCACCTGTTCCGATTCATTGGCCTGAAATTGATCCTGATTTGCCATCTGGCGGGTTTTTCTGATTTCTCCTGTCAGGCACAAACGGCAGCCGAGCGCATGAAACAGGTCGAAAACGGGTTAATGCCATGGATTCAATTCCAGGACAGTACCCCTAAAAGGTTTTCGATCCGCGAACGGATGGAAGCCTATCAGGTGCCGGCTGTTTCCATTGCGGTAATTAACAATGGGCAGGTGGAATGGGCACAGGCCTACGGACTGGCGGATGTGGCTGAAAACCGCAAAGCGACTACCAATACGATCTTCCAGGCGGCTTCCATCAGCAAATCGGTTAATGCGCTGGCTGTCATGAAACTGGTGGAGGAGGGGAAACTCTCGCTGGATACCGATATCCGGCATTACCTGAAAAGCTGGTCTTTCCCCGACAATGAATTTTCCCGGAACCAGCCTGTAACACTGGCCCATTTACTAAGCCATACGGCGGGTTTGAATGTCCACGGGTTCGATGGCTACGCTTACGGAGACTCTTTGCCTACTTTGAACCAGATATTGAACGGACAGCGCCCGGCGAACAGTCCGGCCGTGAAACCGGTCAACAAACCCGGTATCAAATATCAGTACTCCGGCGGCGGGACGGTAATTACACGAAAGATCCTGGAAGATAATATATCGGGCGATTATGCCGCTCTACTCGCCGAAAAAGTCCTTAAACCGCTGCAAATGAACCACAGCTCCTTTGCGCAACCGCTTTCGGGGCAGCAGGCATCGATGGCCGCAACCGGTTACCATGAGGGAGGCCAGGCCTACAAGGGCAAATACCACATCTACCCCGAACTGGCTCCGGATGGCTTGTGGACTACCCCCACGGACCTGGCCCGTTTTATCATAGCGGTCCAGCAATCGCTGAAAGGCGGGCCGGGCAACTTCCTGAAACCGGAAACGACGCGAAAAATGCTGACGCCGTATCTGGATTCCTCGAAAGTGGCGCTGGGGTTCTTTCTGTCGAACGGGGAAACGGAACCCTTCTTCGCCCACAATGGCAGTAATGCCGGTTTTAACTGCGATTATTTTGGTAGCCTTCATACCGGCAAAGGTGCGGTTGTCATGGTAAATTCCGATAGTTATGAAATTATCTACGAGATTATCAATGGCATTGCCAGCGTCTATAACTGGAAGGGTTTCTATAAACCCGTCGTTAAGAAGCTGGCCTCGATTCCGGAGGACGTATTGGAGCGGTATGCAGGCGAATATCGCTTTGATGAAAACTCGGGTGTCCTGATCAGGCGGGTCGGTCATCATCTGGAAATTAAAGGGAAAGCCGATCCGCACTGGGAAACGCTGTACCCGGTCAGCGGACATGAATTTCATCTCTTTTCCAACCGGCTCAGCTATCAGTTTGTGAGCGAAACCGGTAGCGATAAGCCGGAAACCCTGGTCCTGACGAACGGGCGACGTTCTAAAAAAGCGCGGAAGGTAGAGTAG
- a CDS encoding dihydrofolate reductase family protein translates to MRKLIVTEWISLDGVFDASTMNEWFNPYHSDSRAAVIRETIADCDAMLYGRVTYEMLFPYWSSFRNNEMGVAEKLNKVRKYLYSQTTEHAGWQNTEILRGDLTEEITALKNQSGDNILIQGSGKLVNALLNVGLIDEIRLMVQPHVTGNGAKLFGQDLNVSLDLTEIRPLEKGVTLLVYRPARS, encoded by the coding sequence ATGAGAAAGCTCATCGTAACAGAATGGATATCCCTTGACGGCGTTTTCGACGCAAGCACTATGAACGAATGGTTCAATCCCTATCACAGCGACAGCAGGGCGGCTGTCATTCGGGAAACCATCGCCGACTGCGACGCCATGCTTTACGGCCGCGTTACGTATGAAATGTTATTCCCCTACTGGTCGTCATTCCGAAACAACGAAATGGGGGTGGCCGAAAAACTCAATAAAGTCAGAAAGTATTTGTACTCGCAGACGACGGAACACGCCGGCTGGCAAAATACCGAAATTCTGCGCGGCGACCTGACGGAAGAAATCACTGCGTTGAAGAACCAGTCGGGCGATAATATCCTCATTCAGGGAAGCGGCAAACTCGTAAATGCATTATTGAATGTGGGGCTGATAGACGAGATCAGGCTCATGGTCCAGCCGCACGTTACGGGAAACGGGGCCAAACTCTTCGGCCAGGATTTGAACGTCAGCCTCGATCTGACCGAGATCCGTCCGCTCGAAAAAGGAGTGACGCTCCTCGTATACCGGCCGGCCAGGTCCTGA
- a CDS encoding helix-turn-helix domain-containing protein: MQVRYLAPSQSLTHLVSGIFVIRHESTSDFTLPLFANGSPAIVFQTASAKTGAGNVGNLMLHGQTIRPDELSIRGGFTLIAWFLHPHALKPLLGTGASELTDGRIDIGYLGSAREAGLEERLLNAPDLGAQLRLMEEFLSLMSLPDKYEVQRATFAAAQLKNSRGQYSLTTLQDQLNMTERTMQRLFEHNVGMSPKMFRRVCQFDAAFQQLNRLQFGKFSDVAFEHGYADQSHFIRVFREFTGQTPGEYLARRQQYNPVS, encoded by the coding sequence ATGCAGGTCCGGTATCTTGCTCCATCCCAATCTCTGACCCATCTCGTCAGCGGGATTTTCGTGATCCGCCATGAAAGTACATCGGACTTTACATTACCGCTTTTTGCCAATGGCTCGCCGGCCATCGTATTTCAGACCGCCAGCGCCAAAACGGGTGCGGGCAATGTCGGGAACCTGATGCTACACGGACAGACGATCCGGCCCGACGAGCTGTCGATCAGAGGCGGTTTTACCCTCATTGCATGGTTCCTGCATCCTCATGCACTGAAACCGCTGCTGGGAACCGGTGCAAGCGAACTGACCGACGGCCGAATAGATATCGGTTACCTGGGCAGTGCCAGGGAAGCCGGTCTGGAAGAGCGGCTGCTAAATGCCCCCGACCTCGGGGCACAGCTCCGTCTGATGGAGGAATTTCTGTCGCTTATGTCATTGCCGGACAAATATGAAGTACAACGGGCGACTTTTGCCGCCGCGCAACTTAAAAACAGTCGGGGCCAATATTCGCTGACAACCCTGCAGGACCAGCTGAATATGACCGAGCGTACGATGCAGCGGCTTTTTGAGCATAACGTAGGTATGTCGCCCAAGATGTTCCGCCGCGTGTGCCAGTTCGATGCGGCTTTCCAGCAGCTCAACCGGCTACAATTCGGGAAATTCTCCGATGTCGCGTTTGAACACGGCTATGCCGATCAGAGCCATTTTATCAGGGTCTTTCGCGAGTTTACAGGCCAGACACCGGGAGAGTACCTTGCCAGACGGCAGCAGTACAATCCGGTATCTTAA
- a CDS encoding HAMP domain-containing sensor histidine kinase → MQKIDSESLTHITEYLFNRREAILNNWRMACENDDKLSKVSSLTRQEFNNLMPVILDILEQRLLGLPPQEDLSYVAGGHGLHRWHKALALIETMRELNHLSEILYRELETYEELFADTDKSLLLYVHREITSVLQETFTASVQKYDELQRLHAAGRLTTLESALETMNELARERGNILRKSSHDLRGSVSIASSAATLLQLQELTDDDRQMYLEMLNRNLANVQSMLTELMDLSRLESGQEALQIGPVDVSQLLRELVEGAQGMAREHRIILKVDGPDSLTVQTDSTKLRRIAQNLLVNALSYSSLDSDKKGIVSVSWSLQGSYHWVLSIQDSGPGISGAVTKVLSEQLRPTVESTAVLGPDLAEPDQVLPVNIPEIPSGEELEAMSEAAPRGEGVGLQIVKHLCNMLHANLEVETQPGRGTLFRVRMPVSFPANK, encoded by the coding sequence ATGCAAAAAATTGATTCTGAATCGCTGACACATATTACAGAATACCTTTTTAACCGGCGGGAGGCCATACTCAATAACTGGCGGATGGCCTGTGAAAATGATGACAAACTGAGCAAAGTCTCCTCGCTCACGCGTCAGGAATTCAATAACCTGATGCCGGTTATTCTGGACATCCTCGAACAGCGCCTGCTGGGATTGCCGCCGCAGGAGGACCTTTCGTATGTGGCCGGCGGGCATGGCCTGCACCGATGGCATAAGGCGTTGGCCCTGATCGAAACAATGCGGGAACTGAACCACCTTTCGGAGATTCTGTACCGGGAGCTGGAAACTTACGAGGAACTGTTCGCCGATACCGACAAATCGTTGCTCCTTTACGTTCACCGTGAGATCACTTCGGTTCTTCAGGAAACATTTACGGCCAGCGTGCAAAAGTACGACGAGTTGCAACGGTTGCATGCCGCCGGACGGCTGACGACCCTCGAAAGTGCGCTCGAAACAATGAACGAACTGGCCAGGGAGCGCGGGAATATACTCAGAAAGTCATCGCACGACCTGCGCGGAAGCGTGAGCATCGCTTCCTCGGCGGCTACCTTGCTGCAATTACAGGAGCTCACCGATGACGACCGGCAAATGTACCTGGAAATGCTCAACCGGAACCTTGCCAATGTGCAGTCGATGCTCACCGAGCTGATGGACTTGTCCAGATTGGAATCCGGGCAGGAAGCGTTGCAAATCGGGCCGGTGGATGTCAGCCAGCTCCTTCGGGAACTGGTAGAAGGGGCGCAGGGCATGGCCCGCGAACATCGGATCATCCTGAAAGTGGATGGCCCTGATTCGCTGACAGTGCAGACCGACAGCACCAAACTTCGCCGCATCGCACAGAATCTGCTGGTCAATGCATTGTCTTACAGTAGCCTGGATTCGGACAAGAAGGGCATCGTTTCTGTTTCCTGGTCCTTGCAGGGAAGCTACCATTGGGTGTTAAGTATCCAGGATTCGGGGCCGGGAATATCGGGTGCTGTCACGAAGGTTTTGTCGGAACAGCTCAGGCCGACGGTCGAGTCGACGGCCGTGCTGGGCCCGGACCTGGCCGAGCCGGATCAGGTATTGCCGGTCAATATTCCGGAAATCCCGTCCGGCGAAGAGCTGGAGGCGATGTCGGAGGCCGCACCGCGAGGCGAAGGTGTGGGCCTGCAGATCGTGAAGCACTTGTGCAATATGTTGCATGCAAACCTGGAAGTGGAAACCCAGCCAGGCCGCGGTACGTTGTTCCGTGTACGAATGCCGGTTAGTTTTCCTGCAAACAAATAG
- a CDS encoding nuclear transport factor 2 family protein produces MTTYSSIFRYADEHNWEGLANAFTEDVDFDYHSLSGQAAQTIKSAQITANWAAFLPKFKFTMHYLCNHFVEVNGLHATAFCYGQAIHQQPNDEIWTVYGKYYFRLTEADGRWKVSAIRYEHKYAQGNLNLP; encoded by the coding sequence ATGACAACATACAGCTCCATTTTCAGATACGCCGACGAACACAACTGGGAGGGGTTGGCGAACGCGTTTACCGAAGATGTCGATTTCGATTATCACTCGCTTTCCGGGCAGGCCGCCCAAACCATAAAATCCGCGCAGATCACAGCCAACTGGGCCGCATTTCTCCCCAAATTCAAATTCACCATGCACTATCTTTGCAACCATTTTGTAGAGGTAAACGGGCTGCACGCTACGGCCTTTTGCTACGGACAAGCCATTCATCAGCAGCCCAACGATGAAATCTGGACCGTGTATGGCAAATATTATTTCCGGCTGACCGAAGCGGACGGGCGCTGGAAGGTAAGTGCGATCCGCTACGAGCATAAATATGCACAGGGTAACCTGAACCTTCCCTGA
- a CDS encoding T9SS type A sorting domain-containing protein, with product MKRIFICCLLTMLCRHVALAQLYNAGTVTNDGGLISDWENQWFNASTGVFDGLNNGVFEHHGPSSQTFMNDGVYNASGGHIDKFMGPLGTTGAQEIGGSVRPYFFNLELINGAGQLIEITNSDGANVRSLATFSNGITTTIRTAHQLGALRFEDGASYTGGNTDSQHVDGYVSKIGDDAFVFPVGSGTDIRTLEISAPAAATDHYSVAWIAGDPTSTTDPSGTPAQHPIASFATGLQAVSPVGQWDWIAGNTITTEPVTPATGTGEGLNIKVSIPDMTGFAQAGELRLVGWNGSQWMNLSTGTAPYAGNSYASGNTENSILEGTMIAGITAIGIGRTPPLPVKLISFNGKKEGTTSILTWETTEETNSDYFEVQHSINGKKWHAIGTVAATGESSVLKGYRFSHASPVEGENLYRLRMVDRDGTFAYSVIRSLAFDDAVSLEPYPNPVSEKLFFKNYTQLKQVVLYNSSGRQVLAQKQLSGDGIDVRGLQPGLYVVSLTLRDGTVKTCKLGITK from the coding sequence ATGAAAAGAATTTTTATATGCTGCCTGCTGACGATGCTGTGCCGCCATGTAGCGCTCGCGCAGTTATACAACGCAGGGACCGTCACGAACGATGGCGGGCTGATCAGCGATTGGGAGAATCAATGGTTCAACGCGTCTACGGGCGTTTTTGATGGGCTTAACAACGGTGTTTTCGAGCACCATGGGCCGTCGTCGCAGACGTTCATGAACGACGGCGTTTATAATGCCAGCGGAGGACACATCGACAAATTCATGGGGCCATTGGGAACCACCGGGGCCCAGGAAATAGGTGGGAGCGTACGTCCTTATTTCTTTAACCTGGAACTGATCAACGGAGCAGGACAATTGATCGAGATTACTAATTCGGACGGTGCAAATGTAAGAAGTTTAGCCACGTTCTCGAATGGGATTACAACGACGATCCGGACTGCCCATCAGCTTGGCGCACTGCGGTTTGAGGATGGAGCCAGTTACACCGGAGGTAACACCGACAGTCAGCACGTAGACGGTTACGTGAGCAAGATCGGGGACGATGCGTTTGTTTTTCCGGTCGGAAGCGGCACGGATATCCGCACGCTCGAAATCAGCGCACCCGCGGCAGCCACCGACCATTACAGTGTCGCCTGGATTGCCGGAGACCCCACATCTACCACCGACCCGTCGGGGACGCCCGCTCAACACCCGATTGCCTCTTTTGCGACGGGACTGCAGGCGGTAAGTCCGGTTGGGCAGTGGGACTGGATTGCCGGGAACACCATTACCACGGAACCGGTAACGCCGGCGACAGGAACCGGTGAAGGCTTGAATATCAAAGTGTCCATCCCGGACATGACAGGTTTTGCGCAGGCGGGGGAATTGCGGCTGGTGGGTTGGAACGGAAGCCAGTGGATGAATCTGAGTACCGGCACTGCACCTTATGCCGGCAACAGCTACGCCAGCGGGAATACCGAGAACAGCATCCTGGAAGGCACTATGATCGCCGGTATCACGGCCATTGGAATCGGACGCACGCCTCCATTACCTGTAAAACTTATTAGTTTCAATGGCAAAAAAGAAGGTACGACGAGCATCCTTACCTGGGAAACAACCGAGGAAACAAACAGCGACTATTTCGAGGTGCAGCACAGCATTAACGGAAAAAAATGGCATGCAATCGGCACTGTTGCGGCCACCGGCGAAAGCAGTGTGCTGAAAGGTTACCGGTTTTCGCATGCGAGCCCCGTGGAAGGAGAAAACCTGTACCGGCTCAGAATGGTAGACAGAGACGGAACCTTCGCGTATAGTGTAATACGTAGCCTGGCATTCGATGATGCGGTGAGTCTGGAACCGTATCCAAATCCTGTTTCGGAAAAATTGTTTTTCAAAAACTATACACAGCTAAAACAGGTTGTTTTGTACAATTCTTCGGGCAGACAGGTACTGGCACAAAAGCAATTGTCGGGTGACGGAATCGATGTCCGTGGGCTGCAGCCCGGCTTGTATGTGGTAAGCCTGACCCTACGCGACGGCACCGTCAAAACCTGCAAGCTAGGCATTACAAAGTAA
- a CDS encoding helix-turn-helix transcriptional regulator: protein MKRRRSCLFNMIALEAGECLGEQLDAFRCNEIRLQRTVYLPDQPTDAMHFHEHVHISLVLSGGNLERKKSVQYERGPGCVTFYHAGEAHQTIHKRFPAQHLNLEVGNSWLKRYQLDEEHLYKGIHAHPDAALTLIKLYNECRINDGFSAASMDMLVQSMVALRTTTSVGPPWVRIIHELLQDRWSEPVTLQDLAGAAGVHPVTVSKYFPRYFNCTLGEYVRKLRVSRALSLIKESTRPLAEIAYQCGFADQSHMNRCVRELTGFLPGRFRQL from the coding sequence ATGAAGCGGCGACGAAGCTGCCTGTTTAATATGATCGCACTGGAAGCAGGGGAGTGTTTAGGCGAACAGCTGGATGCATTTCGATGCAACGAGATCCGCTTGCAGCGAACGGTGTATTTGCCCGACCAGCCCACCGATGCCATGCATTTCCACGAGCATGTTCACATCAGTCTGGTACTGAGCGGTGGAAACCTGGAACGAAAGAAATCCGTCCAATACGAGAGAGGACCGGGTTGCGTAACGTTTTACCACGCCGGTGAAGCTCATCAGACGATTCATAAGCGGTTTCCCGCTCAGCATCTTAACCTCGAGGTAGGAAACTCGTGGTTAAAGCGATATCAGCTGGACGAAGAGCACTTGTACAAAGGAATCCATGCCCACCCGGATGCCGCGTTGACGCTCATAAAACTGTACAACGAATGCAGAATAAATGACGGTTTTTCGGCGGCGTCCATGGATATGCTCGTTCAAAGTATGGTAGCTCTCAGGACAACCACGAGCGTCGGGCCTCCCTGGGTGAGGATTATTCACGAACTGTTGCAGGACCGATGGAGCGAGCCGGTTACTTTGCAAGACCTGGCCGGTGCGGCAGGGGTGCATCCTGTGACTGTTTCCAAATACTTTCCCCGGTATTTCAATTGTACACTGGGAGAATACGTTCGTAAACTGCGCGTGTCCAGGGCTCTTTCTTTGATAAAAGAGTCGACGCGGCCGTTGGCTGAAATAGCATACCAATGCGGATTCGCCGACCAAAGTCATATGAACCGGTGCGTTCGGGAGCTGACCGGATTCCTTCCCGGGCGGTTCCGGCAGTTATAA
- a CDS encoding response regulator: MQQRNKNVVYLVDDDEDDRMLIRDALENISLGCTIFEFSDGEQLLSRLPAHLEADAPSVILLDINMPRVSGMEALVKLRSNPATSHIPVAIFSTSSDARTIAAAYTAGANAYLVKPVSMSDYQRIACAVTLTYLQADNCLPGEATYKWPQTKPKGVLVIEDNKDHWNLMRPAWSKMPQELKPAHADSASTAMAYLESAYHGAAPPVGLIVLDLYLPDRSQGLQLLSNIRQFYSQRKLALVPIIIFSISEDMEDVRASYRRLASAYIPKSTDLTRSAFRLKNVCMAWLAMIVMPKLA; this comes from the coding sequence ATGCAGCAACGAAACAAAAACGTTGTTTATCTGGTCGATGACGACGAAGATGACAGGATGCTTATCAGGGACGCCCTGGAAAATATTTCCCTTGGGTGTACGATCTTCGAGTTCAGCGACGGCGAGCAATTGCTCAGTCGGCTACCTGCTCATCTGGAGGCAGATGCGCCGTCGGTGATCCTGCTGGATATCAATATGCCGCGGGTAAGCGGAATGGAAGCACTGGTTAAGCTCCGTTCGAATCCGGCTACCTCGCATATTCCCGTTGCGATCTTTTCCACCAGCTCCGACGCCCGCACAATCGCCGCCGCTTACACGGCCGGTGCCAACGCTTACCTGGTCAAACCGGTTTCGATGTCCGACTACCAGCGCATCGCCTGTGCGGTAACGCTCACCTATCTGCAGGCCGACAACTGCCTGCCAGGCGAGGCCACATACAAATGGCCGCAAACCAAACCCAAAGGCGTGCTGGTAATAGAAGACAATAAAGACCATTGGAACTTAATGCGGCCCGCCTGGTCGAAAATGCCGCAGGAATTAAAACCGGCTCATGCCGATTCCGCGTCGACAGCCATGGCTTACCTCGAATCGGCTTACCATGGTGCCGCTCCGCCCGTCGGACTGATTGTTCTGGACCTGTACCTGCCCGACCGCTCCCAGGGATTGCAGCTTCTCAGCAACATCAGGCAGTTTTATTCGCAGCGCAAACTTGCACTGGTCCCGATCATTATTTTCAGCATTTCGGAGGATATGGAGGACGTCCGGGCCAGTTACCGGCGCCTCGCCAGCGCATACATTCCCAAATCTACCGACCTGACAAGGTCGGCTTTTCGCTTAAAAAACGTATGCATGGCGTGGTTGGCTATGATCGTTATGCCTAAGCTGGCATAA